One part of the Candidatus Obscuribacterales bacterium genome encodes these proteins:
- a CDS encoding HAD hydrolase family protein: protein MIEVNIPGFRHLQLAHLVLDYNGTLANDGHLIPQVGEKLTELSHNLHIHVLTADTFGMAKTGLAGLPLDLTIAPPENQAETKLAFVSNLGLEQVVAMGNGRNDGPMLKAAALGIALVQLEGGAVETLISADIVSTSILDALDLLSHPKRLVATLRA, encoded by the coding sequence ATGATCGAGGTCAACATTCCCGGCTTTCGCCACCTACAGTTAGCTCATCTGGTGCTCGACTACAACGGCACCCTGGCCAACGATGGCCATCTCATTCCCCAGGTAGGCGAAAAACTGACCGAACTCTCCCATAATCTACATATCCACGTGCTAACTGCCGACACCTTTGGGATGGCTAAAACCGGACTCGCTGGGCTACCCCTTGACCTGACCATTGCCCCCCCAGAGAATCAGGCCGAAACCAAGCTGGCCTTTGTCAGCAACCTAGGCTTAGAACAGGTGGTCGCCATGGGCAATGGCCGCAACGATGGCCCCATGCTCAAAGCTGCCGCCCTAGGCATCGCTCTAGTACAGCTCGAAGGTGGTGCAGTAGAAACGCTGATCTCCGCCGATATCGTCTCCACCAGCATCCTCGATGCCCTCGATTTACTCAGTCATCCAAAGCGACTGGTCGCCACCCTCAGAGCCTAG